A window of Cellulosimicrobium protaetiae genomic DNA:
ACCATCTCGCCCACGACCCCGGCGACGGCGCCGGCGCGCGCGAGCAGGCCGGGTCCGCCGGACCCGCCCCCGACCCACCCCCGAGCACCGGCGCCGCGGCGCCGAGGCTGCTGCGCGACCCCGCGGCGACGCCGAGAGCGAGCGCCCGGGCGAGGAGCGCCGTCGTGCCGGGTGCGGGTGCTGCGTCATGAGACGTCATCGGGGTCCTCCTGCGGCTCGTCGGCCGGGCATCGGGTGGCGGTCCCGTCGAACGTAGCCGCTCCGGGCGCGGCCCACCCGGGGTGCGGGAGCGGTCCCGCTAGCCTGGGTCCGTGCCCGGACCCACTCTGAGCGAGGTCGCGCGCGACGCCGGCGTCTCCCTCGCGACCGCCTCCCGCGCGATCAACGGGAGTGCGAACCGCACGGTGCGCCCCGACCTGCGGGAGCGGGTGCTCGCGTCGGCCCGCCGGCTCGGCTACTCGCCGGACCCGAGCGCGCAGGCCATGGCGCGCGGCCGCACGACGAGCGTGGGCCTCGTGGTGCACGACATCGCGGACCCGTACTTCTCGTCGCTCGCCGCGGGTGTCGCGGAGGCGGCCGACCGCGACGGTCTCATCGTCACGCTCACGAGCACGCGGCACTCGCCCAAGCGGGAGCGCGCGTTCGTCGAGCTCATGGACCGCCAGCGCGCCCGGGCGGTCGTGCTCGGCGGCGGACGGCTCGCGGAGGACGCCGACGGCGCGCTGCGGGGCGCGCTCGAGCGGTACCGCGCGTCGGGGGGCGGGGTCTCGCTCGTGGGCCAGCCGCTCGGCGACCTGCCCGCGGTGGAGATCGCCAACGCCGACGGCGCCGCGGACCTCGCGCGCGCCCTGCACGGCCTGGGCTACCGCGCGTTCGGCGTGCTCGCGGGCCCGGCAGGCCACCGCACCGCGCTCGACCGGGCGCGCGGCTTCACCGAGGCGCTGGCCGACCTCGGGTCCCCCGTCCCCCCGGACGCGGTCGTCGAGTGCGCGTTCACGCGCGACGGCGGCCACGGCGGGATGCGCGACCTGCT
This region includes:
- a CDS encoding LacI family DNA-binding transcriptional regulator encodes the protein MPGPTLSEVARDAGVSLATASRAINGSANRTVRPDLRERVLASARRLGYSPDPSAQAMARGRTTSVGLVVHDIADPYFSSLAAGVAEAADRDGLIVTLTSTRHSPKRERAFVELMDRQRARAVVLGGGRLAEDADGALRGALERYRASGGGVSLVGQPLGDLPAVEIANADGAADLARALHGLGYRAFGVLAGPAGHRTALDRARGFTEALADLGSPVPPDAVVECAFTRDGGHGGMRDLLDRLGSGSLGTGTPPVAVFAVNDVMAVGAMAAAREAGLRVPEDVAVAGFDDIVTLRDVTPGLTTVRIPLAEVGEQALALALAAPDDDAEPRRVEVRGEVVLRESTPRL